The following are encoded in a window of Verrucomicrobiia bacterium genomic DNA:
- a CDS encoding ABC transporter permease subunit — MAGLAGTLLPAFGYLPALGRGGFSLEPWHRFAALPGIWTSVGRSLATGIATTLVSLGIAVALCAAWHGTAWFRHSQRLLAPLLSVPHAAAAFGISFLLAPSGWLMRWISPSLTGFARPPDWLTVHDPHGISLTVGLVVKEVPFLLIMMLAAMAQSDADRSRRVALSFGYGPMTGWLKGVFPRLYPQIRLPVLAVLAYGISVVDVAMILGPTNPHPLAVRLVRLFNDPDLSWRLPASAGAMVQGVLVGVGIVIWTGLERWVRAAGSRWVVSGRRHPEDRALRFAAGAVWVLATGLLIAGLAAMGLWAFADGWRFPEVWPDRLTWTTWERHADGLRAPLVNTLSLALGATGMAMLLAVGLLEAEARSERGSWTRFGGLLYLPLIVPQVAFLFGAQILLLSAAMDGRWLAVAWMHLVFVFPYVFLTLSGAYRAWDRRFESVGMCLGASRFGVFLRVKLPMLLRALTAAAAVGFSVSVGQYLPTLLIGGGRLPTITTEAVALAAGGDLRVIALHALVQMALPLMAFGLAVLIPGWQFRNRRALQAAS, encoded by the coding sequence ATGGCCGGACTGGCAGGAACGCTGCTTCCAGCCTTTGGGTATCTTCCCGCGCTTGGGCGCGGCGGATTCAGCCTGGAGCCCTGGCATCGTTTTGCCGCGTTGCCGGGGATCTGGACGTCAGTGGGGCGATCCCTCGCAACGGGCATCGCCACGACTTTGGTCTCCTTGGGGATCGCCGTCGCCCTGTGCGCGGCGTGGCACGGGACCGCGTGGTTTCGCCATTCCCAGCGCCTGCTGGCACCGCTGCTGTCGGTGCCGCATGCCGCGGCGGCTTTTGGAATCTCGTTTCTGCTGGCACCCAGCGGATGGCTGATGCGCTGGATTTCCCCATCCCTGACCGGGTTTGCCCGTCCGCCGGACTGGCTGACGGTCCATGATCCCCATGGCATCAGCCTGACCGTGGGATTGGTCGTCAAGGAGGTGCCGTTCCTGCTCATCATGATGCTTGCGGCCATGGCCCAGTCCGACGCGGACCGCAGCCGGAGGGTGGCCTTGTCCTTCGGGTACGGCCCGATGACGGGCTGGCTGAAGGGGGTGTTCCCGCGCCTCTATCCGCAAATCCGGCTCCCGGTGCTCGCTGTCCTAGCCTACGGGATCTCGGTCGTGGACGTCGCGATGATCCTCGGCCCGACGAATCCCCACCCACTGGCGGTGCGCCTGGTCCGGCTCTTCAATGATCCCGACTTGAGCTGGAGGCTTCCCGCGTCGGCCGGAGCAATGGTCCAGGGAGTGCTGGTGGGCGTCGGGATCGTCATCTGGACGGGCTTGGAACGGTGGGTGCGTGCCGCGGGGAGTCGCTGGGTCGTTTCCGGTCGCCGGCACCCGGAAGACCGGGCGCTGAGGTTCGCGGCCGGCGCGGTTTGGGTGCTGGCGACCGGCCTGTTGATTGCAGGCCTCGCCGCGATGGGACTCTGGGCGTTTGCCGACGGCTGGAGATTTCCAGAGGTCTGGCCGGACCGGCTGACGTGGACCACCTGGGAGCGGCACGCGGACGGTCTGCGGGCTCCCCTGGTCAACACCCTCTCGCTGGCCCTCGGTGCCACCGGGATGGCCATGCTGCTCGCGGTGGGACTGTTGGAGGCCGAGGCGCGATCGGAACGGGGCTCATGGACCCGGTTCGGCGGTCTCCTGTACCTGCCGCTGATCGTTCCCCAGGTGGCCTTCCTGTTTGGAGCCCAGATTCTGCTGCTGTCCGCAGCGATGGATGGGCGGTGGCTGGCGGTGGCATGGATGCACCTCGTCTTCGTCTTTCCCTACGTGTTCCTCACCTTGTCGGGCGCCTACCGGGCCTGGGACCGCCGCTTCGAATCCGTCGGAATGTGTCTGGGGGCTTCCCGGTTCGGGGTGTTCCTCCGGGTCAAGCTGCCGATGCTGTTGCGGGCACTGACGGCGGCGGCGGCGGTCGGCTTTTCGGTGAGCGTCGGGCAGTACCTGCCCACGTTGCTGATCGGGGGCGGCCGTCTGCCCACGATCACCACCGAGGCGGTTGCCTTGGCGGCGGGCGGCGATCTGCGCGTGATCGCCCTTCATGCGCTGGTCCAGATGGCGCTGCCCTTGATGGCCTTCGGACTCGCCGTTCTGATTCCGGGCTGGCAGTTCCGAAACCGCAGGGCGCTGCAGGCCGCCTCGTGA
- a CDS encoding ATP-binding cassette domain-containing protein gives MNTPGLELRQVAIRLRGHPLVPPLDLHVPPGAIVTLMGESGVGKSSLLAFLCGTLPPGLEGAGEVRIAGETVSALPPQHRRLGILFQEDLLFPHLSVGGNLAFALAERIRSRADRMARIRDALNEAGLAGFESRDPASLSGGQRARVAMLRVLLSEPRALLLDEPFSQLDAATRQRFREFVFGQVRRARLPALLVSHDALDAAAAGGAVIQLAPPDPAVSPVPEG, from the coding sequence ATGAACACGCCCGGACTCGAGTTGCGGCAGGTGGCCATCCGGTTGCGTGGCCACCCGCTCGTCCCCCCGCTGGACCTCCACGTCCCGCCCGGCGCCATCGTCACGCTGATGGGGGAGAGCGGGGTCGGGAAGTCGAGCCTGCTCGCCTTCCTCTGCGGCACCCTGCCGCCCGGTCTGGAGGGGGCGGGCGAGGTGCGGATTGCCGGGGAGACGGTGTCCGCACTTCCGCCCCAGCACCGGCGACTCGGGATTCTCTTTCAGGAGGACCTGCTGTTTCCGCACCTCAGCGTGGGCGGCAATCTGGCGTTCGCACTCGCGGAACGCATCCGGTCCCGTGCCGATCGCATGGCGAGGATCCGGGACGCCTTGAACGAGGCGGGACTCGCGGGATTTGAGTCCCGGGATCCGGCGTCGCTTTCCGGCGGGCAGCGGGCCCGCGTTGCGATGCTCAGGGTGCTGCTCTCGGAGCCGCGGGCGCTCCTGCTCGACGAGCCCTTCTCCCAGCTGGACGCCGCAACCCGTCAGCGTTTTCGCGAGTTCGTCTTTGGCCAGGTCCGCCGCGCCCGCCTTCCCGCCCTGCTGGTGAGCCACGATGCCCTCGATGCCGCGGCGGCCGGGGGGGCGGTCATCCAACTCGCGCCGCCTGATCCGGCGGTTTCCCCGGTTCCCGAGGGATGA
- a CDS encoding ABC transporter ATP-binding protein, which produces MERPGGVVRHRIEGKPRRGQPHLLAPVKRRGADILSVTELTVLRDGIPILDRLTWRIGPGEHWVVLGANGSGKTSLLAALTGYLMPTGGDIRVLGRRYGAYDWRELRTRIGLVSSSLRQRIPDHETALDTVVGGRRAIVDLWGDPSPSEARAARRLLGSVDAGPLAGRPWAVLSQGERQRVLIARALMARPKLLILDEPCAGLDPVAREHFLQFLNRLGHDPGAPALIFVTHHVEEIMPALRHALLLRDGRVLAAGPTKSTLTRASLSAAFGAPVVLNASRGRFRMTVRSQTSRVL; this is translated from the coding sequence ATGGAACGTCCCGGGGGTGTGGTTCGACATCGGATCGAAGGAAAGCCTCGACGAGGCCAACCGCATCTACTCGCGCCGGTGAAGCGCCGCGGCGCAGACATTCTCTCCGTCACGGAACTGACAGTCCTCCGCGATGGCATCCCGATCCTTGACCGGCTCACGTGGCGCATCGGTCCCGGGGAGCACTGGGTGGTGCTGGGGGCCAACGGATCGGGAAAGACGTCGCTGCTGGCCGCATTGACCGGCTATCTCATGCCCACCGGGGGGGACATCCGGGTGCTCGGACGCCGTTACGGCGCCTATGACTGGCGCGAATTGCGCACCCGCATCGGACTGGTCAGCTCATCGCTCCGGCAGCGCATTCCCGACCATGAAACGGCCCTCGACACGGTGGTCGGCGGACGGCGTGCCATCGTGGACCTTTGGGGCGATCCCAGCCCGTCCGAGGCACGGGCCGCCCGGCGACTCCTCGGATCGGTGGACGCGGGGCCCCTTGCCGGACGTCCGTGGGCCGTGCTGAGCCAGGGAGAGCGGCAGCGGGTGTTGATTGCGCGCGCCCTGATGGCGCGGCCGAAACTGCTCATCCTCGATGAACCCTGTGCCGGGCTCGATCCGGTGGCGCGTGAGCACTTCCTGCAATTCCTCAACCGGCTCGGACACGACCCCGGGGCGCCGGCATTGATCTTCGTGACCCATCATGTGGAGGAGATCATGCCCGCACTTCGCCACGCCCTGCTGCTGCGGGACGGCCGGGTGCTCGCTGCGGGACCCACCAAATCCACGCTCACGCGCGCCAGCCTCTCGGCCGCGTTCGGCGCGCCGGTCGTCCTGAATGCATCCCGCGGGCGCTTCCGAATGACGGTCCGTTCGCAGACGTCCCGGGTGCTTTGA
- a CDS encoding nucleotidyltransferase family protein, with protein sequence MNVLILAAGYATRLYPLTLTQPKPLLPVAGKPMVDYVLDNLAPIPGIDRVCLVTNAKFAGHFQQWADDYRATKSPLNFTIINDGSTDDSNKLGAIGDLNLVLERERLDDDLIVVAGDNLFSQSLADFGEYCHRIQQPVLGIYDIGSLEQARKYGVVATDASGRLVEFVEKPAQAASTMIGIALYYYPRSCLPLVGQYLAEGNNPDQPGRLIQWIYTRQPVFTWNVPGVWFDIGSKESLDEANRIYSRR encoded by the coding sequence ATGAACGTCCTGATCCTGGCCGCCGGGTATGCCACCCGCCTGTATCCGCTCACCCTCACCCAGCCCAAACCACTGCTCCCCGTGGCGGGCAAACCGATGGTGGACTACGTCCTGGACAATCTCGCCCCCATCCCGGGCATTGACCGGGTGTGCCTGGTGACCAATGCAAAATTCGCCGGCCACTTCCAGCAATGGGCCGACGACTACCGGGCCACCAAGTCGCCGCTGAACTTCACCATCATCAATGACGGGTCCACCGACGACAGCAACAAGCTGGGCGCCATCGGCGACCTCAACTTGGTCCTGGAGCGGGAGCGGCTGGACGATGACCTCATCGTCGTCGCCGGCGATAATCTCTTCAGCCAGTCGCTCGCGGACTTCGGCGAATACTGCCACCGAATCCAGCAGCCCGTCCTCGGAATCTACGACATCGGATCGCTGGAGCAGGCCCGCAAGTACGGCGTGGTGGCCACCGACGCCTCCGGACGGCTGGTGGAGTTCGTGGAAAAGCCGGCGCAGGCGGCGAGCACCATGATCGGCATCGCCCTCTACTACTATCCGAGGAGCTGCCTGCCCCTGGTGGGGCAGTACCTCGCCGAAGGCAACAACCCCGACCAGCCCGGCCGGCTCATCCAGTGGATTTACACGCGCCAGCCGGTGTTCACATGGAACGTCCCGGGGGTGTGGTTCGACATCGGATCGAAGGAAAGCCTCGACGAGGCCAACCGCATCTACTCGCGCCGGTGA
- the ptsP gene encoding phosphoenolpyruvate--protein phosphotransferase, with protein sequence MSESRPTAEHTCRGIPASGGVVHGRVLRIGRPVVEVTRSAIAPDAADRELARVRDALIATRHQIREIQTRVAQVLGPGEAAIFDAHLLVLDDPALMDEITAGIRDRHENAEFVVLTVAERFASALAAVEDPFLSERAADVRDVAQRLLRNLSGNGSELDLGRLREPAIIVAPDLSPSATAMLDRSKVLGFATDAGGATGHTAIMARKLRIPAVIGLGTATSQVATGDDVLLDGHGGLLIVNPTDATLYQYGQMRERRAALEVRLQSLRTQPAVTLDGARLVLAANIDAPADLAAVAESGAEGVGLFRTEFLFLNAAAPPDEEAQYAAYRAVAEGLAPAAVVIRTLDLGGDKLPGGERNAEENPFLGWRAIRICLDRPDLFRTQLRAILRASAHGHVKLMFPMISSRDELRSARALLEDCRNDLRRNGIAFDDALEVGMMIEVPGAALIAADLAPEVDFFSLGTNDLTQYTLAVDRLNARVAHLHLPTHPAVVRLIRMTVEAARTHGRWVGVCGEAAGDPALIPLLIGLGVDELSATPAVIPAAKFLLRRLKRSETCALAESVLNCTTAAEILAASSALARSCAPELFASS encoded by the coding sequence GTGTCCGAGAGCCGACCGACCGCGGAGCACACCTGCCGGGGCATCCCTGCGTCGGGCGGGGTGGTCCATGGACGTGTGCTCCGGATCGGACGGCCCGTGGTCGAGGTGACCCGGAGCGCCATCGCGCCGGACGCAGCGGATCGCGAACTGGCCCGGGTGCGCGACGCCCTGATCGCGACGCGACACCAGATCCGCGAGATCCAGACCCGGGTGGCCCAGGTCCTGGGCCCCGGGGAGGCAGCGATCTTCGATGCCCATCTGCTCGTGCTCGATGATCCCGCGCTCATGGATGAGATCACCGCCGGCATCCGCGACCGCCACGAGAACGCCGAGTTCGTGGTCCTGACCGTTGCCGAACGTTTCGCATCCGCCCTGGCGGCGGTCGAGGATCCCTTTCTCAGCGAGCGGGCGGCGGACGTCCGGGATGTGGCGCAACGGTTGCTGCGAAACCTGTCGGGGAACGGTTCGGAGCTGGACCTGGGCCGGCTGCGCGAACCGGCGATCATCGTCGCGCCGGATTTGTCGCCGAGCGCCACCGCGATGCTGGACCGCAGCAAGGTGCTGGGCTTCGCGACCGATGCGGGCGGGGCCACCGGCCACACCGCAATTATGGCGCGCAAACTGCGGATTCCGGCGGTCATCGGCCTGGGCACCGCCACTTCCCAGGTGGCGACCGGGGATGACGTGCTGCTCGACGGCCACGGGGGCCTGCTCATCGTCAATCCCACCGACGCGACCCTGTACCAGTATGGCCAGATGCGCGAGCGACGCGCGGCCCTGGAGGTGCGCCTGCAGTCGCTGCGGACACAACCCGCGGTAACGCTCGACGGGGCGCGTCTGGTGCTGGCAGCCAACATTGATGCCCCGGCGGACCTGGCGGCGGTCGCCGAGTCGGGCGCGGAAGGGGTGGGGCTGTTCCGCACGGAGTTCCTGTTCCTGAATGCCGCCGCTCCTCCGGACGAGGAGGCACAGTACGCGGCCTACCGGGCGGTGGCCGAGGGGCTGGCGCCGGCGGCCGTGGTGATCCGCACCCTGGACCTCGGGGGCGACAAGCTGCCCGGCGGCGAGCGCAATGCGGAGGAGAACCCCTTCCTTGGATGGCGGGCGATCCGCATCTGCCTGGACCGTCCCGACCTGTTCCGCACCCAGCTCCGGGCCATCCTCCGGGCCAGCGCCCACGGCCACGTCAAGCTGATGTTCCCGATGATCTCGAGCCGGGACGAACTTCGCTCGGCCCGCGCCCTGCTGGAGGATTGCCGGAACGACCTGCGCCGGAACGGCATCGCGTTCGACGATGCGCTGGAGGTCGGGATGATGATCGAGGTGCCGGGGGCGGCATTGATCGCCGCGGACCTGGCCCCGGAGGTGGACTTCTTCAGCCTCGGCACGAACGACCTCACGCAGTACACCTTGGCGGTGGACCGGCTCAATGCGCGGGTGGCGCACCTGCACCTGCCGACCCACCCGGCGGTCGTGCGGCTGATCCGGATGACGGTCGAGGCCGCAAGGACGCACGGGCGCTGGGTCGGGGTCTGCGGGGAGGCCGCGGGCGACCCGGCACTGATCCCCCTCCTGATCGGTCTCGGCGTGGACGAACTCAGCGCCACACCGGCCGTCATTCCCGCGGCCAAATTTCTCCTCCGACGGCTGAAGCGGTCCGAAACCTGTGCCCTCGCGGAATCGGTCTTGAACTGCACCACCGCCGCCGAAATCCTCGCCGCCTCTTCGGCCTTGGCCCGCAGCTGCGCGCCCGAGCTGTTCGCGTCCTCCTGA
- a CDS encoding aminodeoxychorismate/anthranilate synthase component II, with protein MLLVIDNYDSFTFNLVQYLGEMGVEMKVHRNDLLSVSEALALQPEQVLISPGPCSPREAGLSNDLIRAFAGIRTPLLGVCLGHQCIAHTFGGSVRVNDRMMHGKTSPILHDGRDLFRDLPSPFQATRYHSLIVERDTLPADLEVTAWTEEGEIMGLRHRDLPIWGVQFHPESILTEHGRQLLQNFLNLGGGVPASAAGLPAPKAASFSAPHGSA; from the coding sequence ATGCTGCTGGTCATAGACAACTACGATTCGTTCACCTTCAACCTCGTCCAGTACCTCGGCGAAATGGGGGTCGAAATGAAGGTGCATCGCAACGACTTGTTGAGCGTTTCGGAGGCTCTCGCCCTGCAGCCGGAACAGGTGCTGATCTCACCCGGCCCCTGCTCCCCGCGTGAGGCCGGCCTTTCCAACGACCTGATCCGGGCCTTCGCCGGCATCCGCACCCCGCTGCTGGGTGTGTGCCTCGGCCATCAGTGCATCGCGCACACCTTTGGAGGCTCGGTAAGGGTCAACGACCGGATGATGCACGGAAAGACTTCACCGATCCTTCACGACGGGCGCGATCTCTTCCGCGATCTGCCCTCCCCCTTCCAGGCGACGCGTTATCACTCCCTCATTGTGGAGCGGGACACGCTCCCGGCGGACCTGGAGGTGACCGCTTGGACGGAGGAGGGGGAAATCATGGGATTGCGCCACCGGGATCTCCCGATCTGGGGGGTTCAGTTTCATCCGGAAAGCATCCTGACCGAACACGGCCGGCAGCTCCTGCAGAATTTCCTGAATCTCGGTGGAGGGGTGCCGGCTTCCGCCGCCGGTCTGCCGGCTCCAAAAGCGGCTTCCTTCAGCGCCCCGCACGGGTCAGCCTGA
- a CDS encoding circularly permuted type 2 ATP-grasp protein, giving the protein MIEASGAIRPHYRAMLRELQRLGPAELRRRSDTGRRIIHEQGVTYNVYGDPRGMERPWELDPIPLLIAPEEWHRLERALIQRATLIDRILADCYGPQDLIRSGWLPPALVFGQPDFLRPAHAARPIEDTYLHFYAADLARSPDGQWWVVSDRTQIPTGTGYTLANRLVTSRILPEAFREAPVQRLAAFFREVQSALSRLGTRRTDDPRVVLLTPGPYNETYFEQAYLARYLGYALVEGQDLTVRDDRVFLKTLSGLEPVDVLLRRVDDEFCDPLELRNDSILGVPGLLEALRAGNVTVANALGSGLLQSPAFMAFLPGLCRHLLSEELRMPSVATWWCGQKAGETYVLDHLEELFIKPAFRSHLKGTQPDQPMTAEAWEALRERIRFQPHLWVAQERVKLSRAPSWTGSVVAPRPVGLRVYVVATAAGYRVMPGGLARLAPEPGGRFISMQRGGASKDTWVLSDAPVEEVSLLHREGGGVELRRVGNNLPSRMADNFFWLGRYSERADATGRLLRSTLLRFNPESTGSALPLITPLLDTLERQGQLPQAAAEPARRQNSEALEAELLAAIFNPQQPGSLRAIADQLERLGMLVRDRTSNDLWRVVSQLNDKLALPASSPPMLAGDAIALLSQTLLHLASFYGIARENMTRAQAWRFLDMGQRIERAAFLGTFLDAALQSPEADNPSVLEAVLEVADSTLTYRSRYNLLPEMAAVYDLVLLDDTNPRSLLFQLIQLEQHFARLPRERETALPSPAHRILIGMASAVRLLDPRDLKPDAGAWDDTDTGRTLRRIRGELPELSDALSASYFAHAPISRAGPA; this is encoded by the coding sequence ATGATTGAGGCCTCCGGGGCCATCCGTCCCCACTATCGGGCCATGCTTCGGGAGCTGCAGCGGCTGGGTCCCGCAGAGCTTCGGCGGCGCAGTGACACCGGGCGGCGCATCATCCACGAGCAGGGGGTGACCTACAACGTGTACGGGGATCCGCGCGGCATGGAGCGTCCCTGGGAGCTGGATCCGATTCCCCTGCTGATCGCCCCGGAGGAGTGGCACCGGCTGGAGCGCGCACTGATCCAGCGGGCCACCCTGATTGATCGCATTCTTGCCGACTGTTACGGGCCGCAGGATCTGATTCGCTCGGGGTGGCTGCCTCCGGCCCTGGTTTTCGGTCAGCCCGATTTTCTCCGGCCCGCCCACGCGGCGCGGCCGATCGAGGACACCTACCTGCATTTCTATGCCGCCGATCTGGCCCGATCCCCCGACGGACAGTGGTGGGTGGTTTCCGACCGGACGCAAATTCCCACCGGGACCGGGTACACCCTCGCCAACCGCCTGGTGACCTCCCGCATCCTGCCTGAGGCCTTCCGGGAGGCCCCGGTGCAGCGGCTTGCGGCGTTCTTCCGCGAGGTTCAGTCCGCCCTTTCCCGCCTGGGAACCCGTCGCACCGATGATCCAAGGGTGGTGCTCCTGACGCCGGGTCCCTACAATGAAACCTACTTCGAGCAGGCCTATCTTGCGCGTTATCTGGGCTATGCGCTCGTTGAGGGACAGGACCTGACCGTTCGCGATGACCGTGTCTTCCTGAAGACCCTCAGCGGACTTGAACCGGTGGACGTCCTCCTCCGGCGCGTGGATGACGAATTCTGCGACCCACTGGAGCTGCGCAACGATTCGATCCTGGGCGTACCCGGACTTTTGGAGGCGTTGCGTGCGGGCAATGTGACGGTCGCCAACGCTCTGGGAAGCGGGCTCCTGCAAAGCCCGGCGTTCATGGCGTTTCTGCCGGGGCTCTGCCGGCATCTCCTGTCGGAGGAATTGCGCATGCCCTCCGTGGCCACTTGGTGGTGCGGTCAGAAGGCCGGCGAAACCTACGTGCTGGACCATCTCGAGGAACTGTTCATCAAGCCCGCGTTCCGGTCGCACCTGAAGGGGACGCAGCCGGACCAGCCGATGACGGCGGAGGCGTGGGAGGCGCTGCGGGAACGCATCCGGTTCCAGCCCCACCTCTGGGTGGCCCAGGAACGCGTCAAGCTTTCGCGGGCGCCCTCCTGGACCGGCTCGGTGGTGGCGCCACGTCCGGTGGGACTCCGCGTGTATGTGGTCGCCACGGCCGCGGGCTACCGGGTGATGCCGGGCGGACTCGCGCGTCTGGCGCCCGAGCCGGGCGGGCGGTTCATTTCGATGCAGCGCGGGGGTGCCAGCAAGGACACCTGGGTGCTCAGCGATGCTCCGGTTGAGGAGGTGTCGCTGCTTCATCGGGAGGGCGGCGGGGTGGAATTGCGGCGTGTCGGCAACAACCTGCCGAGCCGGATGGCCGACAATTTCTTCTGGCTGGGCCGGTATTCAGAGCGCGCCGACGCGACGGGGCGTCTGCTGCGCAGCACCCTGCTCCGGTTCAATCCGGAAAGCACCGGAAGCGCGCTGCCCTTGATCACCCCGCTGCTGGACACCCTGGAACGTCAGGGTCAGCTGCCGCAGGCCGCGGCGGAGCCGGCGCGGCGTCAGAATTCCGAGGCCCTCGAGGCCGAGTTGCTGGCGGCCATCTTCAATCCCCAACAACCGGGCAGCCTGCGAGCCATCGCCGACCAGTTGGAACGGCTGGGCATGCTGGTGCGGGACCGGACGTCCAACGACCTGTGGCGGGTGGTCAGCCAGCTCAACGACAAACTCGCCCTGCCGGCCTCCAGCCCCCCGATGCTGGCAGGAGATGCCATCGCCCTGCTGAGCCAGACGCTGCTGCACCTGGCGTCCTTTTACGGCATTGCCCGCGAGAACATGACCCGGGCGCAGGCATGGCGGTTTCTGGACATGGGCCAGCGGATCGAGAGGGCCGCCTTCCTGGGCACCTTTCTGGATGCGGCGCTTCAGTCCCCGGAAGCCGACAACCCCAGCGTGCTGGAGGCGGTGCTGGAGGTGGCCGACAGCACATTGACGTACCGCTCCCGATACAATCTGCTGCCGGAAATGGCGGCCGTTTACGATCTGGTGCTCCTGGATGACACCAACCCGAGGTCGTTGCTGTTCCAGCTCATTCAACTGGAGCAGCATTTTGCCCGGCTGCCCAGGGAGCGTGAAACGGCGCTGCCCAGCCCGGCCCACCGGATTCTGATCGGGATGGCCTCCGCGGTGCGCCTCCTCGATCCAAGGGATCTGAAGCCGGATGCCGGAGCGTGGGACGACACCGATACCGGACGGACCCTCCGGCGGATCCGGGGTGAATTGCCGGAGCTTTCAGATGCCCTGTCCGCGAGTTACTTTGCGCACGCGCCGATTTCCCGCGCCGGTCCCGCCTGA
- a CDS encoding transglutaminase family protein — translation MTYRIVHHTRYEYSSPVSVSHHAAMVEPRHTGHQHREEFWLVIRPEPAVCKVRTDYFGNRVCLFSIQERHAALELEATSVVTTAAVTPSAPALSPDWEDVVELFRDPVSPEVVEPYQYCFDSPLIRASRELAGYCRESFRPGTPLLVAVTDLSRRIFTDFKYDPVATTVATPLEAVWENRRGVCQDFAHLAIACLRSVGVPARYVSGYIRTHPPEGRPRRIGADASHAWFSTFCPRFGWVDFDPTNNLMPSGEHVTVACGRDYSDVSPVSGILTGGGSHEIQVSVDMAPMVEAAGEGRV, via the coding sequence ATGACCTACCGCATCGTCCACCACACCCGCTACGAGTATTCGTCGCCGGTCTCCGTATCCCACCATGCGGCGATGGTCGAACCGCGTCACACCGGGCACCAGCACCGTGAAGAGTTCTGGCTGGTCATCCGGCCCGAACCCGCCGTGTGCAAGGTGCGGACCGACTACTTCGGCAACCGGGTGTGTCTCTTCAGCATCCAGGAGCGGCATGCCGCGCTGGAGTTGGAGGCGACCAGCGTGGTGACCACTGCGGCGGTGACCCCCTCCGCGCCCGCACTGTCACCGGACTGGGAGGACGTCGTGGAGTTGTTCCGGGACCCGGTGTCCCCGGAAGTGGTCGAACCCTACCAGTACTGTTTCGATTCGCCGCTGATCCGGGCGTCCCGGGAACTTGCCGGGTATTGTCGCGAAAGCTTTCGGCCCGGCACGCCGTTGCTCGTCGCCGTGACCGACCTGAGCCGGCGCATTTTCACGGATTTCAAGTACGATCCGGTCGCAACCACCGTGGCCACGCCGTTGGAGGCGGTCTGGGAAAATCGGCGTGGGGTCTGCCAGGACTTCGCCCACCTTGCGATTGCCTGCCTGCGATCCGTGGGGGTGCCGGCCCGCTACGTCAGCGGATACATCCGCACCCACCCGCCGGAGGGCCGGCCGCGCCGGATCGGTGCCGATGCGTCGCACGCGTGGTTTTCGACCTTTTGTCCGCGCTTTGGCTGGGTGGATTTCGACCCCACCAACAACCTCATGCCCTCCGGGGAGCACGTCACCGTGGCGTGCGGACGCGACTACAGCGACGTCAGTCCGGTCAGCGGAATCCTCACCGGTGGCGGTTCGCACGAGATCCAGGTGTCGGTGGACATGGCCCCGATGGTGGAGGCCGCGGGCGAGGGCCGGGTATGA
- a CDS encoding transglutaminase family protein codes for MRYQVRHRTHYEYATPVRESYNEVRLKPVSNEHQTVDAFLLKVLPACPLNHYEDFYRNWIHHFEIPQPHSTLTIEAATRVTTWRHAIALDMAPAPMDRLEECGRMERCFDYLLPTRYVDLDPATWRLALDVTAGVTDIWQASIALMRHVYGGFTYTPQSTTVHTRMSEVMSLRRGVCQDFAHVLIGLCRSIKIPALYVSGYLATERASATHAWVEVFVPGHGWQPLDPTHGVAADETYIKIAVGRDYADVTPVRGHYKGTQDRRMSVEVAITPLDPE; via the coding sequence ATGCGTTATCAGGTTCGACATCGGACGCACTACGAATACGCGACCCCCGTCCGTGAGAGCTACAACGAGGTCCGGCTCAAGCCGGTGTCCAACGAGCACCAGACCGTGGACGCCTTCCTGTTGAAGGTGCTGCCGGCGTGTCCGCTGAATCATTACGAGGATTTCTACCGCAACTGGATCCACCACTTCGAGATTCCCCAGCCCCATTCGACCCTGACGATCGAGGCGGCCACCCGGGTCACCACCTGGCGGCATGCCATCGCGCTCGACATGGCTCCGGCGCCCATGGACCGCCTGGAGGAATGCGGGCGCATGGAACGGTGCTTCGATTATCTGCTGCCGACCCGCTATGTGGACCTGGACCCGGCGACCTGGCGGCTGGCACTCGACGTGACCGCCGGGGTCACGGACATCTGGCAGGCGTCCATCGCATTGATGCGGCACGTCTATGGAGGATTCACGTACACGCCGCAGAGCACGACGGTCCACACGCGCATGTCGGAGGTGATGTCGCTTCGCCGCGGCGTTTGTCAGGACTTTGCCCACGTGCTCATCGGGCTGTGCCGCTCCATCAAGATTCCCGCGCTTTATGTCAGCGGCTATCTGGCCACGGAGCGGGCCAGCGCCACGCACGCCTGGGTGGAGGTGTTTGTGCCGGGACACGGATGGCAGCCTCTGGATCCGACCCACGGCGTGGCGGCCGATGAAACCTACATCAAGATTGCCGTGGGGCGCGATTACGCCGACGTGACCCCGGTTCGCGGCCACTACAAGGGCACGCAGGACCGCCGGATGTCGGTCGAGGTGGCGATCACGCCGCTGGATCCGGAGTGA